In Populus trichocarpa isolate Nisqually-1 chromosome 7, P.trichocarpa_v4.1, whole genome shotgun sequence, the following proteins share a genomic window:
- the LOC7456315 gene encoding endoglucanase 5: MKSLNFGGLCLLLGVLVLEALIAEGFNYGDALDKTLMFFEAQRSGKLPANQRVKWRGDSGLKDGYLQGVNLVGGYYDAGDHVKFGLPMAYTVTMLAWGAIDFRKEITELDQMGNALWSLRWGTDYFMKAHTQPNVLWAQVGDGDSDHYCWERAEDMTTPRTAYKLDQNHPGSDLAGETAAALAASAIAFKPYNSSYSNLLLLHAKQLFTFADKYRGLYDDSIQNAKQFYTSSGYSDELLWAAAWLYRATDDEYFLKYVVDNAVYMGGTGWAVKEFSWDNKYAGVQILLSQILLEGRGGAYTSTLKQYQAKANYFACACLQKNDGYNIHKTPGGLMYVREWNNLQYASSAAFLLAVYSDSLSAANAKLTCPEGQIPPQALLDFARSQADYFLGKNPKSMSYLVGYGQQYPIHVHHRGSSIASIFSLQSTVECVQGFEKWYRRPEGNPNVIHGALVGGPDQNDNFSDDRSNYEQTEPTLSGCAPLVGLFSKLQSVSETAGNYPKKAPVPRPTTPHSYQETQKTQEPYRSHEAPVEFLHSITKTWTVGPTTYYRHKVIIKNKSEKPIKDLKLVIEDLSGSIWGLNPTQQRNTYELPQWQKVLQPGSECSFVYVQGGPQAKVTVQSYN; encoded by the exons ATGAAGAGCTTGAATTTTGGTGGATTATGTCTCTTATTAGGCGTACTTGTCCTAGAGGCACTCATTGCAGAAGGATTCAACTATGGTGATGCCCTTGATAAGACCTTAATGTTTTTTGAGGCACAAAGGTCAGGTAAGCTACCAGCCAATCAAAGAGTCAAGTGGAGGGGTGACTCCGGCCTCAAGGATGGGTACCTTCAAGGG GTAAACTTGGTGGGAGGGTACTATGATGCAGGAGATCATGTTAAGTTTGGACTGCCAATGGCATATACTGTGACAATGCTAGCTTGGGGAGCTATTGATTTCAGGAAGGAAATCACAGAGTTAGACCAGATGGGAAATGCTTTGTGGTCTCTTAGATGGGGTACTGACTACTTCATGAAGGCGCACACACAGCCTAATGTTCTCTGGGCTcag GTTGGGGATGGTGACTCTGATCACTATTGTTGGGAGAGAGCTGAAGACATGACTACTCCTAGGACTGCTTACAAGCTCGATCAGAATCATCCAGGTTCAGACCTTGCTGGAGAAACTGCTGCTGCCTTAGCTGCATCAGCTATAGCTTTCAAGCCTTACAATTCTTCCTACTCTAATTTGCTCTTACTTCATGCAAAACAG CTTTTCACATTTGCTGATAAATATAGAGGTCTATATGATGATTCTATTCAGAATGCTAAGCAATTCTACACTTCGTCAGGTTACTCG GATGAGTTATTGTGGGCTGCTGCGTGGCTGTATCGGGCAACTGATGATGAGTACTTCCTAAAATACGTCGTAGACAATGCTGTATACATGGGCGGAACTGGATGGGCAGTCAAAGAATTCTCGTGGGACAACAAATATGCTGGTGTGCAAATCCTTCTTTCCCAG ATACTTCTGGAAGGCCGTGGTGGCGCATACACTTCCACCTTGAAGCAATATCAGGCCAAAGCCAATTACTTTGCCTGTGCTTGTCTGCAAAAGAATGATGGCTACAACATCCACAAAACTCCTG GGGGCTTAATGTATGTCAGGGAATGGAACAATTTGCAATATGCCTCCTCTGCTGCATTTCTTCTTGCCGTCTACTCTGATTCTCTTTCTGCTGCAAATGCTAAGCTTACCTGTCCAGAAGGGCAGATCCCACCTCAGGCGCTCCTCGATTTTGCTAGGTCACAG GCTGACTATTTTCTTGGTAAAAACCCCAAGTCTATGAGCTACTTAGTTGGATATGGACAGCAATATCCCATCCATGTTCACCATAGAGGTTCTTCCATTGCCTCTATATTTTCTCTTCAATCAACGGTTGAATGTGTTCAAGGATTTGAGAAATGGTATCGTCGTCCCGAGGGAAATCCTAATGTCATACATGGAGCTCTTGTGGGAGGCCCTGATCAGAATGATAACTTCTCTGATGACCGTTCCAACTACGAACAAACCGAGCCTACATTGTCTGGCTGTGCTCCTCTTGTTGGCCTGTTCTCTAAGCTGCAAAGTGTATCAGAAACCGCAG GCAACTATCCTAAGAAAGCACCAGTTCCTCGTCCAACAACACCACATTCCTATCAAGAAACTCAAAAAACACAAGAACCCTATAGAAGTCATG AAGCCCCAGTGGAATTCCTTCACTCAATAACCAAGACATGGACAGTTGGACCAACAACATATTACAGGCACAAGGTGATAATCAAAAACAAGTCTGAGAAGCCAATAAAAGACCTTAAATTGGTGATAGAAGACCTTTCAGGATCTATATGGGGTCTCAATCCAACACAACAGAGGAACACCTATGAGCTTCCTCAATGGCAGAAGGTCTTACAACCTGGCTCAGAATGCAGCTTTGTTTATGTCCAAGGCGGCCCTCAGGCAAAGGTTACAGTTCAAAGCTACAACTGA
- the LOC18101017 gene encoding nucleolin 2, giving the protein MGKSSKKSATKVEAAPAVIPAKAGKQGKNKREAEEDLEKIVSAKKQKKNDGVAQAVQKAKVETKTLKKKKHESSDSDDSSSEEEEVKVLPKKAVKPTKTPAKESSDSESDSGSELESDEEPPVKATPAKKEPIAVKNGSHGAAAKKGKDDSSSSESSEDESSDDEEIPAKASAPKNVPTQPATIKKVELSDDSESDSDDSESTDDDKGASTKAAFPKKVPAPAAQKKADSSDDDSDSDESSSEDETPAAKAAVASKKPSSVTETKELKQAKATAQKESSSEEESSSDGSESEEDSEDEKPAKTPKKNDTDVEMVDADIKSDVKTPKTPVTPVAHENTGSKTLFVGNLSFQVERADVENFFKGAGEVADVRFALDADERFRGFGHVEFTTAEAAQKALKLHGNTLLGRDVRLDLAREKGSNTPYSKDSSSFPKGGSGQSQTIFVRGFDKSAGEDEIRSSLQEHFGSCGEIKRVSIPTDYDTGAIKGMAYLEFNDADALSKAFELNGSQLGEYRLTVDEAKPRSDNRDSRDSGRGRGRGSGGRGRGGRFDSGRGGRFDSGRGGRGGRGRGTPFKPSVTTAASGKKKTFNDDY; this is encoded by the exons ATGGGCAAGTCTAGCAAGAAATCAGCTACCAAA GTTGAAGCAGCTCCTGCTGTAATTCCTGCTAAGGCTGGGAAGCAAG GTAAGAACAAGAGGGAAGCAGAAGAAGACTTAGAGAAGATTGTGAGTGCCAAAAAGCAGAAGAAAAATGACGGAGTAGCTCAGGCTGTCCAGAAGGCAAAGGTTGAAACTAAGACcctgaaaaagaagaaacatgagTCCAGTGATTCTGATGACTCCTCATCGGAGGAAGAAGAG GTTAAGGTTCTGCCAAAGAAGGCAGTGAAGCCAACTAAAACACCTGCCAAAGAATCCAGTGACTCTGAATCAGACTCCGGATCTGAGCTGGAATCTGATGAG gaGCCACCTGTGAAAGCTACTCCTGCCAAGAAGGAGCCAATTGCTGTAAAAAATGGTTCCCATGGTGCTGCTGCTAAGAAGGGAAAGGATGACAGCAGCAGTTCCGAGTCTTCAGAGGATGAATCTTCTGATGATGAG GAAATTCCCGCAAAGGCTTCTGCTCCTAAGAATGTTCCTACACAACCAGCTACCATTAAAAAGGTTGAATTAAGTGATGACTCTGAAAGCGATTCTGATGATAGTGAATCCACTGATGATGATAAG GGTGCATCTACAAAGGCTGCTTTTCCTAAGAAGGTTCCTGCACCAGCTGCCCAGAAGAAAGCTGATTCAAGTGATGATGACTCTGATTCCGATGAATCCTCTTCTGAAGATGAG ACTCCTGCAGCAAAGGCAGCTGTTGCTTCCAAAAAGCCGTCCTCTGTAACTGAAACAAAGGAATTGAAACAG GCAAAAGCAACTGCTCAAAAGGAAAGTAGCAGTGAAGAGGAGAGTTCCAGTGATGGCTCAGAGAGCGAGGAAGATAGTGAAGATGAAAAGCCAGCAAAGACTCCAAAGAAAAAT GACACTGATGTAGAGATGGTTGATGCTGATATAAAGTCTGATGTCAAAACT CCCAAGACGCCTGTTACACCAGTTGCTCATGAGAATACTGGGTCAAAGACACTTTTTGTTGGAAACCTATCATTTCAAGTTGAACGTGCTGATGT GGAAAATTTCTTTAAAGGGGCTGGGGAAGTTGCTGATGTTCGCTTCGCCTTAGATGCAGATGAGAGGTTTAGGGGCTTTGGCCATGTTGAGTTTACCACAGCTGAAGCAGCACAGAAG GCTCTAAAATTGCATGGTAATACTTTACTTGGCCGGGATGTCAGACTTGATTTGGCTCGCGAGAAGGGCTCAAATACACCATACAGCAAAGATAGCAGCTCATTCCCGAAGGGAGGGAGTGGTCAATCCCAAACCATTTTTGTCAGGGGATTTGACAAGTCTGCCGGGGAGGATGAG ATTAGGAGCTCTCTCCAGGAGCATTTTGGTTCTTGTGGGGAGATTAAAAGGGTATCTATTCCAACTGATTATGATACCGGTGCCATTAAAGG GATGGCTTACTTGGAATTTAATGATGCTGATGCTTTGAGCAAAGCTTTTGAGCTTAATGGAAGTCAACTTGGAGAATACCGCTTAACTGTGGATGAAGCAAAACCAAGGAGTGATAACCGTGACAGTCGGGACAGTGGCCGAGGTCGTGGCAGAGGCAGTGGTGGTAGGGGTCGTGGGGGCCGTTTTGATAGTGGACGTGGGGGCCGTTTTGATAGTGGACGTGGGGGCAGAGGTGGTCGAGGACGTGGGACTCCTTTTAAACCCAGTGTGACCACAGCTGCTTCAG GAAAAAAGAAGACATTTAATGATGACTACTGA